The DNA region GCGGGACTGGATGCCAATGCCGATGCCCGACCCGGAGAGCTTGGCGGCCGTGTGCGCAACAAAAGCCACGTCCGAAGTGTGCCGTACCCGGATTGCGCGTGCCCGCAGGCCTTCTTCCTCGATCCCGGCGATCATCTCGCGCAGGACGACGGCATGGGGAATCCCAAGGATCGTTTTTCTCTGGTGAAGCCCGAAAGCTGGCGCCAGGCCGATCACCACCTCGTCACCCTTCGTCCCGCGCTGCGCCGGGCCCAGCTCCTTCTCACCTACCGGCGCGGGGGGGGCATCTGGCAACGAAGTCTTGGCCGGCCGCGCCTGTCCCATACTGGCCAGAACTTCTTCTACCACCTGGCGAACGAGCTGTTCGTTAATCTGCATACCTTTCCACCCCTTTCTTCAGCCGGTTTTCAGCCAATTTGATCCGGGCGCATGGCCCACGGGATGTTCTTGATCTCTTCCCAGCGCTCGGGTGAGAGGCGATAACCCGTGCCAGGGCCGGCGTAGTCGTTGGGATCGTTGATGGCGCTTCTCATAACAAAGTTCTTGTCGATGACCGCGGATGTGTGCAGGTAATCGCCCGACACGCGCTGCTTCAGCATCCCGAGCACGTTGTTCGCCACATCCTCAAAGCCGTTCTTGGCCAGGGCCTTCACGATGTCGAGGCCCGTGACAGGACCCTTGAAGAGCTCCTGAGCCGCCTTGAGGTCCTCCACCACGTTACGCTCGGGCATCTCTTTGCTGCCGTGCGCATAGGTAGCCGCCTCAACCTCTTCGTCGGTAATTGGAGGCAGGCCAAGTTCCCTGAAGATCGCCTGAAGCGCCCGGGCCGCCTTGTTGCGGATGGCGATGACCTCTTCCTCGGAAACCGGACACAGGCCGCCGTCTACCATGAGGTCGCGCTGCAGTACCAGGTAATCGTCATAGTCCTCGGCGTCGAAGTTGGAGCCGGCGAACATGTTATCGTAGTTCGGTACGGCGCTGTAACCCGAGAAGATGAGGTCAGTCCCGGGCAGGAACTGCATCATTGTGCGGGCTGTCCGCCGGATATCGGAATGGCTGAAGGTCTGATCGTTGCCGGAGGCGACCTCCAGGTCGAGCATGGTGGTGATGAGGTTTTCGGCCAGCACCGCTCGGATGCCGCTGGGCACGGCGCCAGGCACGCCGATGCAGCTGATGGACCCGTTCTGCAGCCCCTGCACTCCGGCGCCCTTGGTGATGTACACGCACTTGGCTTCGAGATAAAGCATTGATTTGCCCTCAGCGTAACCCATCTGAACCTCGGAGCCGGTCCCTGAGGTAAAGCGCATCTTGAGGCCACGCGAAGCGTAAGCGGAGGCCAGGAATGCCTTCGACCAGGGCGTATCGTCGCCGTCGACGAACACATTCTCAGTGCCGTATACGGAGATGGTCTCCGCGTACGCCGTAAAGCCCTTCATGCCAAGCTGGAGTTCGGTTGCCTCTTCCAGCGCGCACTGGGTAAGGACGCCGCCCCGTCCTGTCTGCGAGCCGACGAGAAGGGCGAGGGCATTAAAGGGAGCATAGCGTACTACGCCCACCGTCGTCTCGAGCTCGTCGAACCCGCGGAAGGCGGCTTCGGCCCCCTCGGCGGCGATTTGTACAGGGTTGTCGCGCAGGCTGGTGACGTGGGCCTGGTTGCCGGGCGTCTTGCGGCAACGAACCTTCTGCAGGGCCATCATCATCTCAACCACGTTCATGTGGCCCAGGACCTCGCAGATCTTTGCCGGGGTCATGGCCGTGGTGAGCCTGACGATCTCGGAACGCGGCACGTTGACATCGACGATCATCCTGGCCAGTCCCTGAGAGTCCATGCCAACTACTTTTTCGGCCAGTTCCAAATTTATGGCGTGGTCGGCAATGAACTGTTCGATCATATCGAACTCGCTGCGCGGCTTCCCGTCCATCTCCACCACGCGGCCGTTTTCGATCCTGATGCTGGGTTTAGGATCGTTTGGGCCGTTCATGGCTACAAGACCCACGTCAGCCCACTCCTGCACGAAACCGTCCTGGTGGACCGGCCGCTCCTTCAAGACCTCGAAGCGCTTGGATCTGTTCAAGGATTATCCCTCCTTGCTCGGTAATCTCGCGCCCCCGCAAAGCGCCCGTTACGGCTGTCCCCCGTGGCATTCCCCCACAGCACAGGCGCGCCCACGCACGGTTTGCCCCGGCTCCTGGAGCGCCGGTCCAAGGCGCCGCGCGGGGAATACCACGGTAAATTCAGATGTAGGGCTTGCCGGTAACGGAAGCGGGGGCTGCACCCAGGGACCCGAGGAGCTTCAGGCCCACTTCGCGGGCCGCTATAAGCGCCTGGCGTACAGCGCCCGAGTCGCCGCTGATGAAAAGGATGACCTCGTTGGAGAAGCTGGTGCCCTTGGCTGGACTGGCATAACCAATGGCATCCACATTGGCCGCCTTGACTGCCGTATCGGCCATGACAACGCCGATTCCGGCTGGAGCGCCTACAGTGAGGCCGAAGGCCTTGCCGATGGGGGCGCTAAAGGCCTTATTGCAGGCGAAGCTGGCGCGCGCGGTGTACTGGAACTCCAGGTGGCCGGCGT from Bacillota bacterium includes:
- a CDS encoding propanediol/glycerol family dehydratase large subunit, with the translated sequence MNRSKRFEVLKERPVHQDGFVQEWADVGLVAMNGPNDPKPSIRIENGRVVEMDGKPRSEFDMIEQFIADHAINLELAEKVVGMDSQGLARMIVDVNVPRSEIVRLTTAMTPAKICEVLGHMNVVEMMMALQKVRCRKTPGNQAHVTSLRDNPVQIAAEGAEAAFRGFDELETTVGVVRYAPFNALALLVGSQTGRGGVLTQCALEEATELQLGMKGFTAYAETISVYGTENVFVDGDDTPWSKAFLASAYASRGLKMRFTSGTGSEVQMGYAEGKSMLYLEAKCVYITKGAGVQGLQNGSISCIGVPGAVPSGIRAVLAENLITTMLDLEVASGNDQTFSHSDIRRTARTMMQFLPGTDLIFSGYSAVPNYDNMFAGSNFDAEDYDDYLVLQRDLMVDGGLCPVSEEEVIAIRNKAARALQAIFRELGLPPITDEEVEAATYAHGSKEMPERNVVEDLKAAQELFKGPVTGLDIVKALAKNGFEDVANNVLGMLKQRVSGDYLHTSAVIDKNFVMRSAINDPNDYAGPGTGYRLSPERWEEIKNIPWAMRPDQIG
- a CDS encoding propanediol/glycerol family dehydratase medium subunit codes for the protein MQINEQLVRQVVEEVLASMGQARPAKTSLPDAPPAPVGEKELGPAQRGTKGDEVVIGLAPAFGLHQRKTILGIPHAVVLREMIAGIEEEGLRARAIRVRHTSDVAFVAHTAAKLSGSGIGIGIQSRGTTVIHQKDLDPLSNLELFPQCPLLKPETYRAIGRNAARYAKGGSPSPVPTENDQMARPKYQAVAAVLHIKETQHVDRNAKPVELAVSF